GTAATTGTAATTATGGTACTGGAATAGGTAAATCAGacgtttttttaataacaattaataaaaaaggcgCGTAATtctaaaatatgaatttttagTTAAGTGTTTTTTAGTTCTTCTAATAgtccttttttcaattaatctacttcaaataaacaaatatttttcaaatttaattctttttagtTGTAAACcttttgtttagcaatattAAAGCTGTGTTCTTAATACAGGGCATAAGCATGATTGAAGCATCAGAAGACTCAAGTATTAGTGATCAAGCAGATCCTCAAGAACAACAAAAGATCACATCAGTTAGTGTTGAACACACAAATGAGCAATGTAACATGTCTGAAACCCACAATGCAACATTAGATCCTGAAATGGAAGGAGaggtaattaattaataatacttTGTGCTATTAAAATTCcaatgaataacaattttatgACAAAAATTACAGGATAACATGGATGGcaatgaagatgaagaactgAATGAGAAAAAGTCCAAAACTGCTGGTGGATTTACTGGTAGAGGAGTCACATTGCAAATGTTACTTGAAGATAACATCCTTCAACCAAAAGAAGGTGCTATGTCACTAGAGTACATGGTAAACATTATACgatatttcttttagatttcttaTCTTCCAAGTTTAAAACTTCTATTCCCTATGTGAATTTATTTAGGGACAAAAATTTAATGGGGACTTACTGGCagatggaaaaattttttctgctGAAGTTCAAGAAGTCTTTAGTTCACCCTCGGCGTGGGCCTTGCGctgcaaaaaaattgttaatccCGAACAGAAATATGGTTGTGGTTGGTCATCAGTAAGcataaaatatgtttaaattCTCGTTATCAAGTTCAGTAAATTTAGTTcagatttttaaatgatgtaGGTACGATATTGTGGCAGGCCTTTGGATGTATATAAAAACCAATGGATGCGTAAACGACGTTTAGAACAGGTTAGCGACAACTCGACTCCTGATGATTGTAATTTGTCCACTAATGAGCCTGTACTGCTGGAACCTGAACCAGTAATTCAAATGAGTATGAAACAAACTGTCGGTGATCGACAAATTATAAAGCACGAAACGCTAGGAAACAGGACAAGTATCGAGTAAGtagacaaaacaattattttaagtttGGAGTTTGTTTctagtttctatttcttattgtCGTTTCGTTACCAGGGATCCAAATTTGTTAGTTGAAGCCATATCGTTCGCAAATATAGGGAAACTTCAACCTTTTCTAATATCGTTAAACACGACTGCTCTTGTTGTAATGGACGTTCATTGCTCTCTAACGCGTTCAGAAGTTGTTGGATATTTAGCAGGCCAATGGGACATTAACACGAACAGTGAGTGCTAACTGATATGTTTAGAAAACACATACCCACAATAATTTGTGTGATTCATTTTAGCACTCACGATTAAACAAGCGTTCCCTTGTTTAAATCGAGTTACGACTGATGATAAACGAGGCCAAGCTACCGAAATCAAAATCGCTCAATCAATAGAGAGTGCTGGACTTTGCTTGGTAGGATGGTATCATAGCCACCCTTTATCACCGCCCACTCCAACTGTGCAAGATATTGATTCACAACTCGAGTATCAATTAAAACTCAAAGGAACTGGTGATCAAGGTTACCGACCTTGCGTAGCGATGATTTCATGTAATGAAATATTCCTTACTATTATATGTTATCATTACCTGTTcactttacttttttattcagCACCGTTCCATCACGCGGAACCTAGCCAATCAACGTCGACCACTCACTTGACGTGCTACTGGGTGTCTCCTCCTACCGAATCTCGACCACTTGAACTTGGACGTCCTATGGCCATGCAATACAACGTTGTGTATGACGCCACCGTCAAAGATGACGTAGTCCCTAAATTGGTAAGGCAAACTTTACTAGTTCTCTAATGACATTACAACCAAtctttatttaacattttgcTAAATTAGGAAGCTTGCCTTAAATTTTACCGTGATTCTCCTGACCGCACAAATTTTGACGAAAACTGGTCTGATGAACTCACGATTCTGGATAAGTTGAAAGCGACTTTGAAGTCCAGCTTACAAAGCGAAGATGATGTGATTATCGATTTGGTTGACACACTCAGCAACATGACCAAAGTGAAAACGAAAACAGATCTCACCGACGTAAAATCTCCTGCAGAACCTATAGACCCTGAACCCCAAAACAACCTAAAAGAAATCTCGTGTATGTGAGACAAGAAAATCGCGAAATCTATGAATCGAGGTTTTTCTTTGCAAAATTCCAGCCATCTGGGAATCATGCGTACAAATAATACATATGAATAAAAGAGTGAGACAAATttagtaaatttaaatttctcttaAGATTAAAGGGATACATTTTCCAGAAATTGATGGGAGGAGGGACGATAATCGTTTCTTTAACATAAACACATCAAAACATTAGAATCGGGGTTTAATTTTGGCCATTGTGAGGCTAGTTTTGGCCACCCAAAACATTTCCACGTCCCCAGTCATAGCGTCGAGGACCTGCATCCTGTGCAGCTGCTCTAAACTCAGCCCTAGGTTGAGGTGCCGCGCCGAATCCTTGTACTCCGCTTCGTTGATTCGGAAAATATTTGTATCTGAAAGACGAAGTATTTAACATATTTGCtaaagttaaataaataaaatggcgTGTTACAGGAATTGCGGAGTAGTTAAGAGCAAAGGACCACCAAATTCTTGAGGATACTGCATCGTGAGGAAAAAGTATAAATGTCCCACGACAATTCCAACAAGTTCCATGACTCCACTATTGTAGTAAAAGAATTTAGTATATCACAAATTACATTATTTGCAGTTTCTTTACCCTCCAGCAATGATCAAGTTAAATCCAAGCAAGACCCAAGGAAGATACATTGCCTTGAACTGTGTTCCAAACCAGAAATTGACAATTGTGTCCTTATTTAGCTGACACCAAACATACAGTACACTCAGTACCATTGGATCCATCAAAtactagaaaaaaattattgttattgtaGTTATTATGAGGTCTTTTAGGAAGCAACATGTAGTCGGAATCAGGAAACCAAATACTTACAGGAAAATCAGCTAGGAGTCCAATTATGACACAGCAAATCCAGTTGAATAGCAACATGAAAAAGTAGTCAGCTTGTCGCCCATTGAACAGTCCAGTTTCAAGTTGAAGAGAATAGTTATACAAGAAATACAAGTTGATGAGAAAGTGAAATCCTGTTTTTGGTGTTAttggataataaaataatgctGTTGCTGGTCTCCATATCTATTGAACAATCAATTTAAGAATAAGAATGatgttttctaaaatattCAACTACAACATATTACATGGAATGATTCAAATATAGAATGGTAATCCAAGATAAGATATTTTGGACTCAAAATGGCAAATCTGCCAACTAGTGACAACGCAATAGTTAGTCCGAACCAATGCCTTGTGAAAATAGGCAAATTTTTGAACCAGCTGCTTAGCTCACTCATCTTTAAAAAGGTTTCAAGCCACTTTTCCAAATTATCTGAAAGGAAATGTATCAAAGAACAATGTGTATCTCAATCGAATTCAAGTCAAGATCAAATCGAAGCAGACGAACACTTACGTGTCATTAGAGGATAAATACAAAACAAGGCCAAAACCCAAAATCAAATCGCACAGTCATCCCCTCCAATGCCATCTATGAATCACCaatggaaaagaataaaataaaaataaaaaaaaaaggttagtaTAATTAGAATGATGATAGGACTATTGATTTctattcaataaaattaattcgcCAAGACCTTAGTGCTCGGCGCAGTTGAACCGAAACAGTTAATACACTACCAACGATAAAGAAAATCCTTAAAACGATTAGCGTTATGAGTATGACTGTTTTTCCTCATAATTTGTGTTTCTAAAGGCAGGAAAGCAAATGTGTGGTAGAAG
This DNA window, taken from Daphnia pulex isolate KAP4 chromosome 2, ASM2113471v1, encodes the following:
- the LOC124210511 gene encoding MPN domain-containing protein-like isoform X2; translation: MIEASEDSSISDQADPQEQQKITSVSVEHTNEQCNMSETHNATLDPEMEGEDNMDGNEDEELNEKKSKTAGGFTGRGVTLQMLLEDNILQPKEGAMSLEYMGQKFNGDLLADGKIFSAEVQEVFSSPSAWALRCKKIVNPEQKYGCGWSSVRYCGRPLDVYKNQWMRKRRLEQVSDNSTPDDCNLSTNEPVLLEPEPVIQMSMKQTVGDRQIIKHETLGNRTSIEDPNLLVEAISFANIGKLQPFLISLNTTALVVMDVHCSLTRSEVVGYLAGQWDINTNTLTIKQAFPCLNRVTTDDKRGQATEIKIAQSIESAGLCLVGWYHSHPLSPPTPTVQDIDSQLEYQLKLKGTGDQGYRPCVAMISSPFHHAEPSQSTSTTHLTCYWVSPPTESRPLELGRPMAMQYNVVYDATVKDDVVPKLEACLKFYRDSPDRTNFDENWSDELTILDKLKATLKSSLQSEDDVIIDLVDTLSNMTKVKTKTDLTDVKSPAEPIDPEPQNNLKEISCM
- the LOC124210511 gene encoding MPN domain-containing protein-like isoform X1, with amino-acid sequence MIEASEDSSISDQADPQEQQKITSVSVEHTNEQCNMSETHNATLDPEMEGEDNMDGNEDEELNEKKSKTAGGFTGRGVTLQMLLEDNILQPKEGAMSLEYMGQKFNGDLLADGKIFSAEVQEVFSSPSAWALRCKKIVNPEQKYGCGWSSVRYCGRPLDVYKNQWMRKRRLEQVSDNSTPDDCNLSTNEPVLLEPEPVIQMSMKQTVGDRQIIKHETLGNRTSIEDPNLLVEAISFANIGKLQPFLISLNTTALVVMDVHCSLTRSEVVGYLAGQWDINTNTLTIKQAFPCLNRVTTDDKRGQATEIKIAQSIESAGLCLVGWYHSHPLSPPTPTVQDIDSQLEYQLKLKGTGDQGYRPCVAMISCNEIFLTIICYHYLFTLLFYSAPFHHAEPSQSTSTTHLTCYWVSPPTESRPLELGRPMAMQYNVVYDATVKDDVVPKLEACLKFYRDSPDRTNFDENWSDELTILDKLKATLKSSLQSEDDVIIDLVDTLSNMTKVKTKTDLTDVKSPAEPIDPEPQNNLKEISCM
- the LOC124210514 gene encoding derlin-1-like, encoding MSELSSWFKNLPIFTRHWFGLTIALSLVGRFAILSPKYLILDYHSIFESFHIWRPATALFYYPITPKTGFHFLINLYFLYNYSLQLETGLFNGRQADYFFMLLFNWICCVIIGLLADFPYLMDPMVLSVLYVWCQLNKDTIVNFWFGTQFKAMYLPWVLLGFNLIIAGGGVMELVGIVVGHLYFFLTMQYPQEFGGPLLLTTPQFLYKYFPNQRSGVQGFGAAPQPRAEFRAAAQDAGPRRYDWGRGNVLGGQN